A stretch of Deltaproteobacteria bacterium DNA encodes these proteins:
- a CDS encoding IclR family transcriptional regulator: MTYTKRKKSDYMIQSVDHALNVLEAFQGDEDEIGITELSRRLRLHKNNIFRILATLESRGYIEQNTSTDNYRLGLKTLELGQTFIRHAGLLRVARPVMEALNKKVNETIYVGILKDRHAFYLDVAESNNTVRVLSRVGCRVPTYCSAIGKAQLAYESMEDIMSVLGRKELKQYTRNTISDRDLIIKHLMEVKEKGYAIDDEEWDEGVRCVAVPIYDYTRKVVGALSISAPSVRMTLEKIRKEYVPLIKKACSEISGGLGYQSLEPNEGH, translated from the coding sequence ATGACCTACACGAAGCGGAAAAAGTCGGATTACATGATCCAATCCGTGGATCACGCTCTTAACGTCCTTGAGGCGTTCCAGGGCGATGAGGACGAGATTGGAATCACCGAACTCAGCCGCCGCTTGAGACTGCACAAAAACAACATTTTTCGCATCCTTGCGACGTTAGAGAGCCGGGGCTATATTGAGCAGAACACCTCTACGGACAACTATCGATTAGGGTTGAAGACTTTGGAGTTAGGCCAGACTTTTATTCGTCATGCGGGCCTCCTGCGTGTGGCGCGTCCTGTCATGGAGGCGCTGAACAAAAAAGTTAACGAGACCATTTACGTTGGAATACTTAAGGATCGTCATGCTTTTTACCTGGATGTGGCGGAGTCGAATAATACGGTCAGGGTTCTCTCTCGCGTTGGGTGCCGTGTGCCGACCTACTGTTCCGCCATCGGCAAGGCGCAATTGGCATATGAGTCCATGGAAGACATCATGAGCGTTCTCGGTCGGAAGGAACTCAAGCAGTATACCCGAAATACCATTTCAGACCGCGACCTCATCATCAAGCACTTGATGGAAGTCAAGGAAAAGGGCTATGCCATAGACGACGAGGAGTGGGATGAGGGTGTTAGATGCGTGGCCGTCCCCATTTACGATTATACCCGTAAAGTGGTGGGGGCCCTGTCCATATCCGCCCCTTCGGTGAGAATGACCCTTGAAAAGATCAGGAAGGAGTATGTACCCCTCATAAAGAAGGCCTGTTCCGAGATTTCAGGGGGCCTGGGGTACCAATCGTTGGAACCGAATGAAGGGCATTGA
- a CDS encoding hydrolase produces MRKKMKLNASDMVLLVVDVQERLAKVMKRRGQVVDAIGVLLRLADLLDFPVVHTQQYTKGLGPTVEPLATTLKGIDHVEKIHFSCCGEEEFVKRMDALGRRTVLLTGMETHICVLQTALDLMDMGYNVHVPWDAVCSRSDDNRDWGIRFIQRAGAIITSSETAAFQLLGHSGTPQFKEISSLLK; encoded by the coding sequence ATGAGAAAAAAGATGAAATTGAACGCTTCCGATATGGTCCTGCTCGTCGTCGATGTCCAGGAGAGGCTCGCAAAAGTGATGAAAAGGCGCGGCCAGGTGGTTGACGCCATCGGGGTTCTCCTCAGGCTGGCGGATCTCCTGGATTTTCCCGTCGTTCATACACAGCAGTATACCAAAGGCCTCGGCCCCACCGTTGAGCCTTTGGCAACGACCCTTAAGGGAATTGATCATGTCGAGAAGATCCATTTTTCCTGCTGTGGCGAGGAGGAATTTGTCAAACGGATGGACGCCCTGGGGCGCAGGACGGTACTCCTTACGGGCATGGAAACCCACATATGCGTTCTTCAAACCGCCCTGGACCTCATGGATATGGGCTATAATGTGCATGTTCCCTGGGATGCGGTGTGTTCCAGGTCGGATGACAACCGGGACTGGGGAATTCGTTTCATTCAGAGAGCCGGGGCGATTATCACCTCATCCGAGACGGCGGCCTTTCAGCTGCTGGGTCACTCGGGAACCCCCCAGTTCAAGGAGATATCATCGCTTCTCAAATAG
- a CDS encoding indolepyruvate ferredoxin oxidoreductase subunit beta, producing MEYNVVAAGIGGQGLVLFSEIFTKSMLREGLNASFYVHSGLAQLGGSVRSHIRCGKRICPKISMGCADLIVSLETAEILHAIPYLKKDGTALISKVKLQPYMSKMSPEAYPAEEEIGAMFAVSGAQAVFVPAGRIARNAGHIQAVNMAMLGCVVAQSGIVETESVVLTIRENLDRGEDINVEAFWKGYEFVTGKDYN from the coding sequence ATGGAATATAATGTGGTGGCCGCCGGCATAGGAGGGCAGGGCCTGGTGCTTTTCTCCGAGATCTTCACAAAATCCATGCTCAGGGAGGGCCTTAACGCCAGTTTCTATGTGCATTCCGGCCTGGCTCAGCTGGGGGGATCAGTGAGAAGCCATATTCGGTGCGGGAAGAGAATATGTCCGAAAATCTCCATGGGCTGCGCGGACCTGATCGTATCCCTGGAAACGGCGGAAATACTCCACGCCATCCCGTATCTGAAAAAGGATGGGACGGCTCTCATAAGCAAGGTAAAACTGCAGCCCTACATGTCAAAGATGTCTCCGGAGGCATATCCTGCAGAGGAGGAGATCGGGGCAATGTTCGCCGTCAGCGGAGCTCAAGCCGTCTTCGTGCCCGCCGGCCGGATTGCCAGAAACGCCGGGCATATCCAGGCCGTCAATATGGCCATGCTCGGCTGCGTCGTCGCCCAATCCGGAATCGTTGAGACGGAAAGTGTCGTCTTGACCATCAGGGAAAACCTCGATCGTGGGGAGGATATCAACGTGGAGGCTTTCTGGAAGGGTTACGAGTTTGTCACCGGGAAGGATTACAACTAA
- a CDS encoding IclR family transcriptional regulator, translating into MVKRKKSDYIIHSVDHAFDVLEAFRSSDPEVGVTQLSKLLGLHKNNVFRILATLENRGYVEQNPETGNYRLGLKAFEAGQAYLRHTNLLSVSQPCMISLTAKLRENAYLSVLRGDYVFYLDEAISDQKIQVVSRLGSRVAPHCTATGKVFLAFIEAEQAEGILKHLDLERFTPNTITDPDLLRKEWRSIRASGFAVDREEWNLGLKCVAAPILDYYGKVQGCISVSGPTNRMSIERIKKEIAPEVLSQAREVSRKMGYLVGKGNTPGE; encoded by the coding sequence ATGGTAAAGAGGAAAAAAAGCGACTATATCATCCATTCCGTTGATCATGCGTTTGATGTTCTTGAGGCCTTTCGCAGCAGTGATCCCGAAGTCGGCGTTACCCAACTGTCAAAGTTGCTCGGCCTCCATAAGAACAATGTTTTCAGGATACTCGCCACCCTTGAAAACCGTGGTTACGTGGAGCAGAATCCGGAGACCGGAAATTATCGCCTGGGGTTAAAAGCGTTCGAGGCCGGGCAGGCCTATCTTCGCCACACAAACCTCCTTTCAGTTTCTCAGCCGTGTATGATATCCCTTACCGCGAAATTGAGGGAGAATGCCTATCTGTCCGTCCTGCGGGGCGACTATGTTTTTTACCTTGACGAGGCCATTTCCGATCAGAAGATTCAGGTGGTATCGCGCCTTGGTTCCAGGGTGGCGCCGCACTGTACCGCCACCGGCAAAGTGTTTCTTGCCTTTATCGAGGCGGAGCAGGCTGAAGGGATTTTGAAGCATCTTGATCTGGAGAGGTTTACCCCAAACACCATTACGGATCCGGATCTCCTGAGAAAGGAGTGGAGGTCCATAAGGGCGTCGGGTTTTGCCGTCGACCGTGAGGAGTGGAATCTGGGTCTTAAGTGTGTGGCGGCGCCGATTCTGGATTACTACGGCAAGGTCCAGGGGTGCATATCCGTCAGTGGGCCGACTAATAGAATGTCCATTGAACGGATCAAAAAGGAGATAGCGCCCGAGGTCCTGTCACAGGCCAGGGAGGTTTCCAGGAAAATGGGATATCTGGTCGGCAAGGGGAATACGCCCGGCGAATAG